Proteins encoded together in one Peribacillus asahii window:
- the dnaJ gene encoding molecular chaperone DnaJ has product MSKRDYYEVLGVSKSASKDEIKKAYRKLSKQYHPDINKEPDAADKFKEIKEAYEVLSDEQKKAHYDQFGHTDPNQGFGGFGGQDFGGFGGFEDIFSTFFGGGGGRRRDPNAPRQGADLQYTMTLSFEEAAFGKETEIEIPREENCGTCSGTGAKPGTKVETCSQCHGSGQINVEQNTAFGRVVNRRTCNVCRGTGKHIPNKCTTCSGIGKIKKRKKIQVKVPAGIDDGQQLRVSGQGEPGVNGGPAGDLYVVFHVRDHEFFERDGDDIYCEMPITFAQAALGDEIEVPTLHGKVKLKVPAGTQTGTRFRLKGKGVSNVRGYGQGDQHVVILVVTPKKLTEKQKQLLREFSEISGESPDEQEDGFFSKLKRALKGE; this is encoded by the coding sequence ATGAGTAAACGCGATTACTACGAGGTGCTTGGTGTTTCCAAAAGCGCATCGAAAGACGAAATTAAAAAAGCGTATCGAAAACTCTCCAAACAATATCATCCTGATATTAATAAGGAACCAGATGCGGCGGATAAGTTTAAGGAAATTAAGGAAGCTTATGAAGTATTAAGCGATGAACAGAAAAAAGCGCATTATGACCAATTTGGTCATACGGATCCTAATCAAGGCTTTGGTGGGTTTGGAGGCCAAGATTTTGGTGGTTTCGGCGGGTTTGAAGATATTTTTAGCACGTTTTTTGGCGGTGGTGGCGGACGTCGACGTGACCCTAACGCTCCACGTCAAGGAGCCGATTTACAATATACGATGACGTTATCTTTCGAGGAAGCGGCTTTTGGTAAAGAAACGGAAATCGAAATTCCACGTGAAGAAAACTGCGGTACATGTAGCGGTACGGGGGCTAAACCAGGAACGAAAGTTGAGACATGTTCACAATGTCATGGCTCAGGTCAAATTAATGTAGAACAAAACACTGCTTTTGGCCGTGTTGTGAATCGTCGAACATGTAACGTGTGTAGAGGAACAGGTAAACATATTCCTAATAAATGTACGACGTGCAGCGGAATAGGTAAAATTAAAAAACGTAAAAAAATTCAAGTTAAAGTGCCGGCAGGAATCGATGATGGTCAACAACTTCGCGTATCAGGCCAAGGGGAGCCAGGTGTTAACGGCGGTCCAGCGGGTGATTTATATGTTGTCTTCCATGTTCGAGATCATGAATTTTTTGAGCGCGATGGGGACGATATTTACTGCGAAATGCCAATTACATTCGCACAAGCTGCATTAGGTGATGAAATAGAAGTACCGACTTTACATGGTAAGGTGAAATTGAAAGTTCCAGCAGGCACACAAACAGGAACTCGTTTCCGTTTAAAAGGAAAAGGTGTTTCAAATGTAAGAGGGTATGGGCAAGGCGATCAACATGTGGTCATCCTGGTCGTAACACCGAAAAAATTAACAGAAAAACAAAAGCAGCTTCTTCGTG
- the dnaK gene encoding molecular chaperone DnaK: MSKIIGIDLGTTNSCVSVLEGGEPKVIPNPEGNRTTPSVVSFKNGERQVGEVAKRQAITNPNTIISIKRHMGTNHKVTIEGKEYSPQEVSAIILQYLKSYAEEYLGEKVTKAVITVPAYFNDAERQATKDAGQIAGLEVERIINEPTAAALAYGLDKTDEDQTILVFDLGGGTFDVSIMELGDGVFEVKSTAGDNRLGGDDFDQVIIDYLVAEFKKENGIDLSQDKMAVQRLKDAAEKAKKDLSGVASTQISLPFITAGEAGPLHLEVTLTRAKFDELSAGLVERTMGPTRQALKDAGLSASEIDKVILVGGSTRIPAVQEAIKKELGQEPSKGVNPDEVVAMGAAIQGGVLTGDVKDVVLLDVTPLSLGIETMGGVFTKLIDRNTTIPTSKSQVFSTAADNQTAVDIHVLQGERPMASDNKTLGRFQLSDIPPAPRGIPQIEVSFDIDKNGIVSVRAKDLGTNKEQTITIKSSSGLSEEEIERMVREAEENAEADQQRKEEVELRNEADQLVFQTEKTLKDLEGKVDEAEVAKANEAKDELKAAIEKNELEEIRAKKDALSEIVQNLTMKLYEEAAKAQQAAQEGGAQDPADDNVVDAEFTEVKDDDKK, translated from the coding sequence ATGAGCAAGATTATTGGTATTGACTTAGGTACAACAAACTCATGTGTATCTGTACTCGAAGGTGGAGAACCGAAAGTAATTCCAAACCCGGAAGGTAACCGTACTACTCCATCTGTTGTTTCATTTAAAAATGGTGAAAGACAAGTTGGGGAAGTAGCGAAACGTCAAGCAATTACAAACCCAAATACGATTATCTCTATTAAACGTCATATGGGTACAAACCATAAAGTAACAATTGAAGGAAAAGAATACTCTCCGCAAGAAGTATCTGCAATCATCCTTCAATATTTAAAATCTTATGCAGAAGAGTATCTTGGTGAAAAAGTAACGAAAGCGGTTATTACAGTACCTGCATACTTTAACGATGCTGAGCGCCAAGCAACTAAAGATGCTGGTCAAATTGCTGGTCTTGAAGTAGAACGTATTATTAATGAGCCAACAGCTGCTGCTCTTGCATACGGTTTAGATAAAACGGATGAAGATCAAACGATTCTTGTATTTGACCTTGGTGGTGGTACGTTTGACGTATCTATCATGGAACTTGGCGATGGTGTATTTGAAGTTAAGTCAACTGCCGGTGATAACCGTCTAGGTGGGGATGACTTTGACCAAGTAATTATCGACTACTTAGTAGCTGAATTTAAAAAGGAAAATGGAATCGATCTTTCACAAGACAAAATGGCTGTTCAACGCTTGAAAGATGCAGCTGAAAAAGCGAAGAAAGATCTTTCTGGTGTAGCTTCTACACAAATTTCATTACCATTCATTACAGCAGGAGAGGCTGGTCCACTTCACTTAGAAGTAACGTTAACTAGAGCGAAATTCGATGAATTATCTGCTGGATTAGTAGAACGTACAATGGGTCCAACTCGTCAAGCATTAAAAGATGCTGGTCTTTCTGCATCTGAAATCGATAAAGTGATTCTTGTTGGTGGATCAACACGTATCCCTGCTGTACAGGAAGCCATCAAAAAAGAATTAGGTCAAGAGCCATCTAAGGGTGTAAACCCTGATGAAGTTGTTGCAATGGGTGCAGCGATTCAAGGTGGCGTGTTAACAGGAGATGTAAAAGATGTTGTTCTTCTTGATGTAACACCACTTTCTCTTGGTATTGAAACAATGGGCGGCGTATTTACAAAATTAATCGATCGTAATACAACAATCCCAACAAGTAAATCACAAGTATTCTCAACAGCTGCTGATAACCAAACAGCTGTAGATATTCATGTACTTCAAGGTGAACGTCCAATGGCAAGCGACAACAAAACGCTTGGTCGTTTCCAATTAAGCGACATTCCACCAGCACCACGCGGTATTCCGCAAATTGAAGTATCATTTGATATCGATAAAAATGGTATCGTAAGTGTTCGTGCGAAAGATCTTGGTACAAACAAAGAGCAAACAATCACGATTAAATCATCTTCAGGTTTATCTGAGGAAGAAATCGAACGTATGGTACGTGAAGCAGAAGAAAATGCTGAAGCGGATCAACAACGTAAAGAAGAAGTAGAGCTTCGTAACGAAGCGGATCAACTTGTCTTCCAAACAGAAAAAACATTAAAAGACTTGGAAGGAAAAGTGGACGAAGCGGAAGTTGCAAAAGCAAATGAAGCAAAAGATGAATTGAAAGCTGCAATCGAGAAAAACGAATTAGAAGAAATCCGTGCGAAAAAAGATGCACTTTCTGAAATCGTTCAAAACTTAACAATGAAGCTTTATGAAGAAGCAGCAAAAGCTCAACAAGCAGCTCAAGAAGGCGGAGCACAAGACCCTGCTGACGATAATGTGGTAGATGCTGAATTTACAGAAGTTAAAGATGACGATAAAAAATAA
- the grpE gene encoding nucleotide exchange factor GrpE, whose amino-acid sequence MTENKNNEQTIEKETAEETVVEEVFAEEAEQTSEETEVDELQAAQQKIAELEAKIEEMDNRYLRLQADFDNSRRRAKLDMEAAQKYRVQSLATDLLQALDNFERATKIEADNEQTKSLLQGVEMIYNGIVEALKKEGVEAIEAVGQEFDPHLHQAVMQVQDENFGSNIVVEEFQKGYKLKDRVIRPAMVKVNE is encoded by the coding sequence GTGACAGAAAACAAAAATAATGAGCAAACGATAGAAAAGGAAACAGCTGAAGAAACAGTCGTTGAGGAGGTTTTTGCTGAAGAGGCAGAACAAACTTCTGAGGAAACGGAAGTAGATGAACTTCAAGCTGCACAACAAAAAATCGCTGAACTAGAAGCTAAGATCGAAGAAATGGATAACCGTTATCTTCGTCTTCAAGCGGATTTTGATAATTCACGCCGTCGTGCCAAGTTAGATATGGAAGCGGCTCAAAAATATAGAGTTCAAAGTCTTGCTACAGATTTACTGCAAGCTCTTGATAACTTTGAAAGAGCGACAAAAATTGAAGCAGACAATGAACAAACAAAGTCTTTACTTCAAGGTGTAGAAATGATTTATAACGGAATTGTTGAAGCGTTGAAAAAAGAAGGCGTTGAGGCGATTGAAGCTGTCGGTCAAGAGTTTGATCCACACTTACACCAAGCTGTTATGCAAGTTCAGGATGAAAACTTTGGTTCTAATATTGTTGTAGAAGAGTTCCAAAAAGGATATAAACTGAAAGACCGCGTCATTCGTCCAGCGATGGTAAAAGTAAACGAATAA
- the hrcA gene encoding heat-inducible transcriptional repressor HrcA produces MLTDRQLLILQVIIEDFIQSAQPVGSRSLSKKEEISFSSATIRNEMSDLEELGFIEKTHTSSGRVPSELGYRYYVDHLLSPQALKKNEMQLLKSVYAGRIYELEKVVQKAAKILSELTNYTAIVLGPKVKDHRLKKIEIVPLNSETAIAIIITDTGHVENQLITLPSSIDMSEIEKMVNILNDRLTGASMSDLKDKIYKEVAVLLSQHIRNYGALVSTLAESLTSTKPEKLFFGGKTNMFRQPEFHDIHKIHSLMSMIEQEQGFYELIKQNPAGINVKIGRENQISALEDCSLITATYSIGADQVGTLAILGPTRMEYSRVISLLSTFSTDLTALLTKLYQKP; encoded by the coding sequence ATGCTAACTGATCGTCAATTATTAATTTTACAAGTAATTATCGAAGATTTTATCCAATCTGCGCAACCAGTTGGGTCGCGAAGTTTGTCGAAAAAAGAAGAAATTTCTTTTAGCTCAGCGACGATTCGTAATGAGATGTCCGACCTTGAGGAACTAGGATTTATAGAAAAAACACATACGTCTTCAGGGCGTGTGCCATCTGAATTAGGGTACCGTTACTATGTGGATCACCTGCTTTCACCTCAAGCGTTAAAGAAAAATGAGATGCAGTTGTTAAAGTCTGTTTATGCTGGGCGTATTTATGAGCTGGAAAAGGTCGTTCAAAAAGCGGCGAAGATTCTTTCTGAATTGACGAATTATACGGCCATTGTTCTCGGTCCGAAAGTAAAGGATCATAGGCTTAAAAAAATCGAAATTGTTCCTTTGAATTCAGAAACAGCTATTGCAATTATTATTACAGATACAGGGCATGTTGAAAATCAGTTAATTACTTTACCATCATCGATTGATATGAGTGAAATCGAGAAAATGGTTAATATTTTGAATGATCGTTTAACAGGTGCTTCTATGTCTGATTTAAAAGATAAGATTTATAAAGAAGTGGCTGTTTTGCTAAGTCAACATATTCGTAACTACGGAGCACTTGTATCTACCCTTGCGGAGTCTTTAACATCGACAAAGCCTGAAAAGTTATTTTTCGGCGGGAAAACGAATATGTTTCGACAGCCAGAATTCCATGATATTCATAAAATTCATTCGTTGATGTCGATGATTGAGCAAGAACAAGGGTTTTACGAGTTGATTAAACAAAACCCGGCAGGCATTAATGTTAAAATTGGACGTGAGAATCAAATATCGGCTCTTGAGGATTGTAGCTTAATTACAGCAACTTATTCCATTGGAGCGGATCAAGTAGGTACTTTGGCTATTTTAGGGCCGACACGAATGGAATATTCGAGGGTCATATCCTTGCTATCTACGTTTTCTACTGATTTAACTGCTTTGCTTACAAAGTTGTATCAAAAACCATAA
- the hemW gene encoding radical SAM family heme chaperone HemW encodes MIKSAYIHIPFCEHICHYCDFNKVFLQGQPVDEYIQMLKEEMRFQLAAYPTDELKTIFVGGGTPTSLNEKQLAILCETIDEMLPLNKQFGEYTFEANPGDLSREKLEILYNAGVNRLSFGVQSFNDQLLQKIGRTHRAADVYETIELAQKVGFSNISIDLIYGLPGQTMEDFQDTLNRALALDLPHYSSYSLIVEPKTVFYNLMQKGRLNLPPQELEASMYERVMEVMERHGLHQYEISNFAKTGFESQHNLTYWNNAEYYGIGAGAHGYTQGKRIANYGPLKKYITPLQAGKLPVLEEHLVSLGEQMEEEMFLGLRKTEGVALEPFKEKYFVEMEEVFSQPLKQQVEKGLLTIEDGFVRLTKQGRLLGNEVFQAFLGIVENS; translated from the coding sequence ATGATTAAGAGTGCTTATATTCATATTCCGTTTTGTGAGCATATATGCCACTACTGCGACTTTAATAAAGTGTTTTTACAAGGTCAGCCGGTAGATGAATATATACAGATGTTAAAGGAAGAAATGAGGTTTCAGCTTGCGGCATATCCTACAGATGAATTAAAGACGATTTTTGTTGGTGGAGGTACCCCGACGTCGCTTAACGAAAAACAACTAGCGATTCTTTGTGAAACGATTGATGAGATGCTGCCGCTAAACAAACAATTTGGAGAATATACATTTGAAGCAAACCCTGGAGATTTATCAAGAGAGAAGTTGGAGATTTTATATAACGCTGGAGTGAATCGTCTCAGTTTTGGGGTGCAAAGCTTCAATGATCAACTATTGCAGAAAATTGGTCGTACACATCGTGCTGCTGATGTGTATGAAACGATTGAACTTGCTCAAAAAGTGGGATTCTCGAATATTAGTATCGATTTAATTTATGGATTGCCGGGACAAACGATGGAAGATTTTCAAGATACGCTGAACCGAGCGTTAGCTCTTGATCTACCTCATTATTCTAGCTATTCCTTAATTGTTGAACCCAAGACGGTTTTCTATAATCTAATGCAAAAAGGGAGGTTAAATCTGCCTCCGCAGGAACTTGAGGCATCCATGTATGAGCGAGTGATGGAAGTGATGGAACGTCATGGATTGCATCAATATGAAATTAGCAATTTTGCTAAAACTGGTTTTGAAAGTCAGCATAATTTAACCTATTGGAATAATGCTGAATACTACGGGATTGGTGCGGGTGCACATGGATATACGCAAGGAAAAAGGATAGCCAATTACGGTCCATTGAAGAAGTATATAACACCCCTTCAAGCAGGTAAGCTTCCTGTTTTAGAGGAGCATCTGGTTTCATTAGGTGAACAAATGGAAGAGGAAATGTTTTTAGGATTAAGAAAAACAGAAGGTGTTGCACTTGAACCATTTAAAGAGAAGTATTTTGTCGAAATGGAAGAGGTTTTCTCGCAACCCCTTAAACAGCAAGTGGAGAAAGGGCTGCTCACTATTGAGGATGGCTTCGTCCGGTTGACGAAACAAGGCAGGTTACTTGGGAATGAAGTATTCCAGGCTTTTTTAGGAATTGTTGAAAATTCCTAA
- the lepA gene encoding translation elongation factor 4, protein MNREEKLKRQSKIRNFSIIAHIDHGKSTLADRILEKTNALQQREMKNQLLDSMDLERERGITIKLNAVQLKYRAKDGEEYIFHLIDTPGHVDFTYEVSRSLAACEGAILVVDAAQGIEAQTLANVYLALDNNLEILPIINKIDLPSADPERVRNEIEEVIGLDASNAVLASAKAGIGIEDILEQVVELVPPPQGDPDAPLKALIFDSLFDAYRGVVAYIRVVEGSVKVGDKIKMMSTGKEFDVTEVGVFNPKAQLLDELNVGDVGFLTASIKNVSDTTVGDTITSAKNPASEPLAGYRKMNPMVYCGLYPIDASKFNDLRDALEKLELNDSALQFEPETSQALGFGFRCGFLGLLHMEIIQERIEREFKIDLITTAPSVIYDVIKTDGTLVKVDNPSNMPDPQKIERVEEPYVKATMMAPTEFVGAIMEICQNKRGNFIDMQYIDETRVSIHYEIPLSEIVYDFFDQLKSNTRGYASFDYELIGYQPSKLVKMDILLNGETVDALSFIVHKDFAYERGKVIVDKLKTLIPRQQFEVPIQAAIGQKIIARSTISAMRKNVLAKCYGGDISRKRKLLEKQKEGKKRMKQVGSVEVPQEAFMAVLKMDDTTPKK, encoded by the coding sequence ATGAATAGAGAAGAGAAATTAAAAAGACAATCGAAAATTCGTAACTTTTCCATCATTGCTCACATTGACCATGGTAAATCAACTTTGGCGGATCGTATTTTAGAAAAAACGAACGCATTGCAGCAACGCGAGATGAAGAATCAGTTGCTAGATTCTATGGATTTAGAGCGTGAACGGGGAATTACGATTAAATTGAATGCTGTTCAATTAAAATATAGAGCAAAAGATGGCGAAGAGTATATTTTCCATCTAATTGATACACCGGGACATGTCGATTTCACCTATGAGGTATCGCGAAGCCTAGCTGCCTGTGAAGGGGCGATTCTTGTTGTGGATGCGGCTCAGGGAATTGAAGCGCAAACGTTAGCGAATGTATATTTGGCGCTCGATAATAACCTTGAAATCCTTCCGATTATTAATAAAATTGATTTACCAAGTGCTGACCCAGAGCGAGTTCGTAATGAAATTGAAGAAGTGATTGGTTTAGACGCTTCTAATGCGGTACTAGCTTCGGCAAAAGCAGGTATCGGAATTGAAGATATTTTAGAGCAAGTTGTTGAATTAGTTCCACCGCCACAAGGCGATCCTGATGCTCCGTTAAAGGCGCTTATTTTTGACTCGTTATTCGATGCGTATCGTGGGGTTGTTGCCTATATTCGAGTTGTTGAAGGCTCTGTTAAAGTGGGCGATAAAATTAAAATGATGTCTACAGGAAAAGAGTTTGACGTAACAGAAGTCGGTGTATTCAATCCTAAAGCTCAGCTTCTTGATGAGTTAAACGTTGGGGATGTAGGGTTTTTAACCGCTTCGATTAAAAATGTGAGTGACACAACAGTCGGGGATACAATTACAAGTGCGAAGAATCCAGCGAGTGAGCCTTTAGCTGGCTACCGTAAAATGAATCCGATGGTATATTGTGGTTTATATCCAATTGATGCATCGAAATTTAATGATTTACGTGATGCACTAGAAAAATTAGAATTAAATGATTCAGCGCTGCAGTTCGAACCAGAGACATCACAAGCGTTAGGTTTCGGCTTCCGCTGTGGTTTCCTAGGGCTTCTTCATATGGAGATTATCCAAGAGCGAATTGAACGTGAATTCAAAATCGATTTGATTACAACAGCACCAAGTGTTATTTACGATGTTATCAAAACGGATGGTACACTGGTGAAAGTGGATAATCCTTCTAATATGCCAGATCCTCAGAAAATCGAGCGTGTGGAAGAACCGTACGTGAAAGCTACGATGATGGCACCGACAGAGTTTGTAGGAGCTATTATGGAGATTTGTCAAAACAAACGAGGAAATTTCATTGATATGCAATACATTGACGAAACACGTGTGAGCATTCATTATGAAATTCCACTATCGGAAATCGTCTATGACTTTTTCGATCAATTGAAGTCGAACACAAGAGGGTATGCGTCATTTGACTATGAATTAATTGGTTATCAGCCTTCGAAGCTTGTGAAGATGGATATTTTATTAAATGGTGAAACAGTCGATGCTCTAAGCTTTATCGTGCATAAAGATTTTGCGTATGAACGCGGTAAGGTCATTGTAGATAAGCTGAAAACGTTAATTCCAAGACAGCAATTTGAAGTGCCGATTCAAGCGGCAATTGGACAAAAAATCATTGCCCGTTCAACAATTAGTGCGATGCGTAAAAACGTATTGGCGAAATGTTACGGTGGGGATATTTCCCGTAAGCGTAAATTGTTAGAAAAGCAAAAAGAAGGTAAAAAGCGGATGAAGCAAGTAGGTTCTGTTGAAGTACCGCAAGAAGCCTTCATGGCTGTATTAAAAATGGATGATACAACTCCAAAAAAATAA
- a CDS encoding DUF3679 domain-containing protein, producing MVRFTLKCTFVLLVLFLGVLIGMQTANDGIKKMKGYDDPALASAFEVNQSDQGEMEASVLGEKVTSHDLEKKKERLEEMKAYNVFSTIGKKLGDALTSFVNSIIDLL from the coding sequence ATGGTTCGATTTACATTAAAATGTACGTTTGTTCTACTTGTCTTATTTTTAGGTGTCCTAATTGGCATGCAGACAGCAAACGATGGGATTAAGAAAATGAAAGGATACGATGATCCTGCGTTGGCAAGTGCTTTTGAAGTAAATCAATCCGACCAAGGTGAGATGGAGGCGTCGGTTCTTGGTGAGAAAGTAACAAGTCATGATTTAGAAAAGAAAAAGGAACGATTAGAAGAAATGAAAGCTTATAATGTTTTTTCTACAATTGGCAAAAAGCTTGGAGACGCTTTAACAAGTTTTGTAAACAGCATAATCGATTTGCTGTAA
- the spoIIP gene encoding stage II sporulation protein P, with the protein MKRRYSTEIITVIHGSTIIKSFFIVFSLLLFVFSLSAVMTSLKPEYRLSSKSVHTVTNQFTGKMLFSLLANENHYFFSVLPKEKEASGLSKGLLKLSTNISLDDPRSLLGRELPGFSIFDNEILVAGEGTDYTNMPYESSPPIDVLNEERDADLQNVDGIKEPQADTKETPAQTTNGRKVVHIYQSHNRESFLPYLKGVTDPNLAHHSQINITKLGMKLQADLVDKGVGAFHDTTDIMANLNKKGLTYPKSYQESRLAIQAAKAENKDLEYFIDIHRDSRRKKDTTVTLKGKSYAKIAFVVGRNNPNYEKNAALATKLHNALQKKYPGISRGVMKQGGAGHNGVYNQDISSNAMLIEIGGVDNTFEEMYLTVDAFADVFSEYYWEAKAVDNVKGDSEAQ; encoded by the coding sequence ATGAAAAGAAGATATTCGACAGAAATCATTACCGTGATTCATGGTTCAACAATTATAAAAAGCTTTTTCATTGTATTTTCCTTACTTCTTTTTGTATTTTCCTTAAGTGCGGTGATGACTTCGTTAAAGCCGGAATATCGACTATCCTCGAAGTCTGTTCATACTGTCACCAATCAGTTTACGGGTAAAATGTTATTTTCCTTGTTGGCGAATGAGAATCATTACTTTTTTTCTGTGTTACCGAAAGAAAAAGAAGCATCAGGTCTTTCTAAGGGCCTGTTAAAATTATCCACAAATATTTCCCTTGATGATCCACGAAGCTTGCTTGGACGAGAATTGCCGGGCTTCTCTATTTTTGATAATGAAATTTTAGTAGCAGGTGAAGGAACGGATTATACAAATATGCCGTACGAATCGTCTCCTCCTATTGATGTCTTGAATGAAGAGCGAGATGCGGACTTGCAAAATGTCGATGGAATCAAAGAGCCGCAAGCAGATACGAAAGAAACACCTGCTCAGACGACCAATGGTAGAAAGGTTGTTCATATTTATCAAAGTCATAACAGGGAATCGTTTTTACCTTATTTGAAAGGAGTTACGGACCCTAATTTAGCTCACCATTCTCAAATTAATATTACGAAGCTGGGGATGAAATTACAGGCTGATTTAGTGGACAAGGGAGTCGGAGCTTTCCATGATACAACGGATATTATGGCTAATTTAAATAAAAAGGGTCTGACGTATCCTAAATCCTATCAAGAATCGCGACTAGCCATTCAAGCAGCTAAAGCAGAAAATAAAGATCTAGAATACTTTATCGATATTCATCGAGATTCCCGTAGAAAGAAAGATACAACCGTCACTTTAAAAGGAAAATCGTATGCCAAAATCGCCTTTGTTGTGGGGCGGAACAATCCAAATTATGAAAAAAACGCAGCGCTTGCAACAAAACTTCATAACGCGTTGCAAAAAAAATATCCGGGAATCTCCCGAGGGGTTATGAAACAAGGCGGTGCTGGGCATAACGGAGTATATAACCAAGATATTTCTTCAAATGCAATGCTGATTGAAATAGGCGGAGTAGATAATACATTTGAAGAGATGTATTTAACAGTAGATGCTTTTGCGGATGTATTTAGTGAATATTATTGGGAGGCAAAAGCGGTGGATAATGTGAAAGGTGATTCAGAAGCGCAGTAA
- the gpr gene encoding GPR endopeptidase, whose protein sequence is MKNELDLSQYSVRTDLAIEARELALEHKGVEGERNISQIEGVIIKEREIDDIKVALVEVTEAGEKEIGKKKGSYLTIEVQGIREQNTEVQQKVEKVLATEFSHFLTRNNISKESSCLVVGLGNWNVTPDALGPAVVENLVITRHLFELQPHAVEEGFRSVSAISPGVMGITGIETSDIILGVIEKSKPDFLIVIDALAARSIERVNSTIQISDTGIHPGSGVGNKRKELSQETLGIPVIAIGIPTVVDAVSITSDAIDFILKHFGKELKEGDRPSRSLAPAGFSFGKRKKLTEEDLPGEQERQTFLGIVGGLSDEEKRKLIYEVLSPIGHNLMVTPKEVDVFIEDMANLIANGLNAALHESVNQDNAGYYTR, encoded by the coding sequence ATGAAAAATGAACTAGATTTAAGTCAATACAGTGTGCGAACAGATTTAGCAATTGAAGCCCGTGAACTAGCGCTTGAACATAAAGGGGTTGAAGGAGAAAGGAATATTTCGCAAATAGAAGGCGTCATTATTAAGGAAAGAGAAATTGATGATATAAAAGTAGCATTAGTAGAAGTGACAGAAGCAGGGGAGAAGGAAATTGGTAAGAAAAAAGGGAGTTATTTAACAATTGAAGTACAAGGTATTCGTGAGCAAAATACAGAAGTTCAACAAAAGGTTGAAAAAGTATTAGCAACTGAATTTTCTCATTTTTTAACAAGGAATAATATTTCGAAAGAGAGCAGCTGTCTAGTTGTAGGGCTTGGAAATTGGAATGTGACGCCGGATGCACTAGGACCGGCAGTTGTTGAGAATCTAGTAATAACGCGGCATTTATTTGAGTTGCAGCCGCATGCCGTAGAGGAAGGTTTTCGTTCAGTCAGCGCAATTTCTCCAGGGGTTATGGGGATTACGGGCATTGAAACGAGCGATATTATTCTTGGTGTGATTGAAAAAAGTAAGCCTGACTTTCTCATTGTTATTGATGCGCTAGCAGCTCGTTCTATTGAAAGAGTAAACTCAACCATTCAAATTTCGGATACTGGCATTCATCCTGGGTCCGGTGTAGGTAATAAGCGAAAGGAATTGAGTCAGGAAACACTTGGTATTCCTGTCATTGCAATAGGCATTCCAACTGTGGTCGATGCCGTTTCTATTACGAGTGATGCAATCGATTTTATTTTAAAGCATTTTGGCAAAGAGTTAAAAGAAGGAGATCGTCCATCCCGTTCGCTTGCACCAGCGGGTTTTAGCTTTGGTAAACGAAAGAAACTGACGGAGGAAGATTTACCAGGTGAACAAGAACGTCAAACATTTTTAGGGATTGTCGGCGGCCTGTCGGATGAAGAAAAACGAAAACTCATTTACGAAGTGTTGTCACCTATTGGTCATAATTTAATGGTTACTCCAAAGGAAGTGGATGTATTTATAGAAGATATGGCTAATTTAATTGCCAATGGTTTAAATGCAGCGTTGCATGAATCTGTGAATCAAGACAATGCAGGTTATTATACACGTTGA
- the rpsT gene encoding 30S ribosomal protein S20 — protein MPNIKSAIKRVKVNDKNRAHNATVKSTMRTAVKTAEVALAGESVEAAKEALLTASKKLDKAASKGLIHKNAAARKKSRLAKRLNALNA, from the coding sequence ATGCCAAACATTAAATCTGCTATTAAACGCGTAAAAGTAAACGATAAAAACCGCGCTCATAACGCTACAGTAAAATCTACTATGCGTACTGCTGTGAAAACTGCTGAAGTTGCACTAGCTGGTGAAAGCGTTGAAGCTGCTAAAGAAGCTTTATTAACGGCGTCTAAGAAATTAGATAAAGCTGCATCTAAAGGATTAATCCATAAAAATGCGGCAGCCCGTAAAAAATCTCGTTTAGCGAAAAGACTTAACGCTCTAAACGCGTAA